The Microbulbifer sp. YPW1 genome contains the following window.
GGCTTGAACGTGATGAAGTCTCCGGCCCCGTAAGTAATACCTTCGGTCCGGTTTTCTCCCGCATCGCCCGCATACAGGGTGCCATGACCACTGACCACATAGGCCAACCACGCCTCGTCAGAGGTGTGAATCGGATACTCCACCGCGCCAGGATCAATTTCAAACTGGAACATGAAGATCCCCGCGTCTTCGACCGCGCGAGCCTTCCAGCCCGACATGTTTTCGTGACTTGTGAAATCTGGTGCATCAACGGTTTCGATGGTGCTGGCGCTTTCATGCTCGAACATGA
Protein-coding sequences here:
- a CDS encoding cupin domain-containing protein — protein: MSKHHIMFEHESASTIETVDAPDFTSHENMSGWKARAVEDAGIFMFQFEIDPGAVEYPIHTSDEAWLAYVVSGHGTLYAGDAGENRTEGITYGAGDFITFKPNTPHGWVNGDDKSLILLAKVSHSV